In Janthinobacterium sp. B9-8, the genomic stretch GCCGAATACCAGAATATCCGCACCATTCATGAGAACAAAGGCAAGAGCAAGCTACTGCCCATTGCCACGGCCCGCGCCAATAAATTTGAAATCGACTGGACCAGCTATACCCCACCCAAACCTAAGCAGCTGGGCGTGATGCGCTTTGAAAAAGTGCCACTGCGCGATATCGCCCCCTATATCGACTGGAGCCCATTCTTTAACGCTTGGGAGCTGGCCGGTAAATATCCGCGCATTCTGACCGACGAAGTGGTTGGCGAGGCCGCCACCGCCCTGTTTGCCGACGCCCAAGTGCTGCTGGCACAAATGATAGAAGGCGAGTGGGTGCAAGCCAATGGCGTAATCGGCCTCTTCCCAGCAAACAGCGTGGAGGACGATATTGAAATCTACCATCCAGAAAATGGCGAGCGGCTGATGACTTGGCACAATCTGCGCCAGCAAAATGCCAAGGCTGCTGGTAAGCCTAACTGGTGCTTAGCTGACTTTATCGCCCCCAAAGACAGCGGCGTGACTGACTATATTGGCGCATTTGCCGTAACGGGCGGGCTGAATATTGATCAGCATGTGGAACGTTTCGAGAAGGCCGACGACGATTACAACGCCATTATGGTGAAAGCCTTGGCCGATCGTTTTGCCGAAGGCTTTGCCGAATATATGCACGAGAAAATCCGCAAAGAGATATGGGGCTATGTGCCGGATGAAAACCTGCATGTGGATGATTTAACCGACGAAAAATACCAAGGCATCCGCCCCGCCCCCGGCTACCCCGCCTGCCCAGATCACACGCCCAAAACCGGCTTATTTAACCTGATCGACCCAGCCAGCATCGGCATGAGCCTCACGACCGGCTACGCCATGCTGCCTACCGCAGCCGTCAGCGGCTTCTATTTCAGCCACCCCCAAGCCCAATACTTTGCCGTGGGTAAAATTGAGAAAGACCAAGTAGAAAGCTACGCGACGCGCCGAGGGGTAAGCATCGAGCAAGCAGAACGCGATTTGGCACCCAATCTGGGATATAACGCCTGATTGTGTAGTTGGATATGGTTTGCACAACCCAAATCTTGAACCACTTCGGTCCCAGAGAACACGGAATTTCACGGAGAGAAACCATGCTTGAGTTATGTTGTTCGCGCAATAACAAGCATTGAATCATCGTAGGGCGGGTGCAACCCGCCGTTTTTTGTGTTCCAGCAAAGCTCGGCGGGTTTCACCCGCCCTACGAAAAACATTTCGCTTAAGTTGATAGGATTAGAGTTCACTCCCTTTACAAAGCTCAGCAATTACAACGTCAGCCTTAAACTGGAAGACTATGTTCCTGTGCAAGCTAGCCCTAGCTCCAATGACTTGCATGCACACAAAGCGGCCCTCATCGCAAAATACAAAATAAATACCCATGGCAAATAAATAAGGATAAAAAATGCAGCTCAGTGAATGGGAAAAACAATTTGAAAATAAGATAGCTACCATCGCAACAAATGACGACCCCGCTCATGATCTGCTGCACTTTAAAAGAGTCGTTCAACTTGCTAAAAAAATAGGCAAAGAAGAAAACGCCCAATTAGAAGTCATTATTCCTGCGGCATGGCTACATGATTTTGTGATTGTGCCCAAAGACAGCCCATTGCGCAGCCGTGCTTCCAGATTATCTGCCGAGGGCGCCATTGAGTTTTTAAGCTCAATTCAATATCCAGCAGAATTTTATCCCGCCATTGCCCATGCCATTGAAGGGCATAGTTTTAGTGCCAATATTGAAGTCACCACACTAGAAGCCCAAATTGTTCAAGACGCCGACAGGCTAGATGGCCTTGGGGCAATAGGCATCGCTCGATGCTTTGCAACTGCAGGCCTATTAAAGAGAGCTTTTTATGCAGATCATGATCCCTTCTGCACCGTAAGAGCGCCAGATGATGCTCAATTCACTGTTGATCATTTCTTTAAAAAACTATTCAAAACGGCTGAAACATTAAAAACAAGAGCAGGCAAAGCAGAAGGCCGGAGGCGAATTGAAATCATGAAAACCTATTTAGCCGCCTTAGAAACAGAAATTCTCTAAAATGGACTGAAGCTACACCGCTTATCCACACATCCAATCACCCGCCCCGGACACCCCATGCCCATATCACACCGTTTTTTAGATAGCGAAATCGAAAGCCTGACCCGGCTGATGAGCCAGCGGCGGGATATTCGTCAGTTTAAAACCGGGCCTCTGCCAGAGGGGCTGATGCCACGCTTAATTGAAGCGGCGCAAATGGCTCCTTCGGTAGGCTTTATGCAGCCGTGGCGCTTTCTACATATCACCGATGCTGCATTGCGTGGACAGGTGCATGCCTTAGTCGATGCCGAGCGTGAACGTACCTCGGCGGCGCTGCCCAGCCGCCAGCAAGAATTTATGAAGCTCAAAGTAGATGGCTTGGCAGAATGCGCCGAAGTATTGGTGGTGGCTTTAATGGATGGGCGTGAGAAACACATCTTTGGCCGCCGCACCCTACCGGAAATGGATTTGGCTTCCGCCTCCTGCGCCATTCAGAATATGTGGCTCTTGGCACGTGCCGAAGGAATTGGTATGGGTTGGGTATCGATCTTTGAGCCTAGTGATCTCGCCAAGTTATTAAAGATGCCAGAAGGCGCAAAGCCGATTGCCATTCTTTGCCTGGGGCAAGTCGAAGCCTTCCCAGAAAAACCTACGCTGGAGCGCTTGGGCTGGGGCTGCCGCCTGGAACAAGAGCAAATCTTTTTTGAAAATAGCTGGCCGGAAGGAGATCACAGCACGCCGATTAGCTATTAGGAATATTCAGACGTAAAAAAAGCCGCTTTACGCGGCTTATTTTGCTCTTGGCAGGGGAAGAAGGATTCGAACCTTCGCATGTCGGAATCAAAATCCGATGCCTTAACCAACTTGGCGACTCCCCTGAAGAGAGCGGCATAGTACATGAAGAATTTTGTTTTGGGAAGCCTTAAACAAATATTTGTAAGCAGGCCTGTAAAAAGCAAGCCTTCAGCCACTCTACCTCTGCAAATATGAGCAATAAACGCCCAAAAATCACGCCGTATTATCTATTAAACCACAATAGATCTTTCTACTTACTTTCTTCTATCCATTGCATTTCTTTCCATATACCATAGAAATAGTGAATAATTACAATACTACTTTTTGGTGCCGCATGGATGAAACAGAAGATCTGGAAGCATTCCTTGAGGATTTCTCCAAGGTCTACGCACGGTTGGATGTGGATGGTGTAACAGATATGTTCTGCCTGCCGTTTTTTTCGCTAATTAACGGT encodes the following:
- a CDS encoding HD domain-containing protein, with the protein product MQLSEWEKQFENKIATIATNDDPAHDLLHFKRVVQLAKKIGKEENAQLEVIIPAAWLHDFVIVPKDSPLRSRASRLSAEGAIEFLSSIQYPAEFYPAIAHAIEGHSFSANIEVTTLEAQIVQDADRLDGLGAIGIARCFATAGLLKRAFYADHDPFCTVRAPDDAQFTVDHFFKKLFKTAETLKTRAGKAEGRRRIEIMKTYLAALETEIL
- the bluB gene encoding 5,6-dimethylbenzimidazole synthase, giving the protein MPISHRFLDSEIESLTRLMSQRRDIRQFKTGPLPEGLMPRLIEAAQMAPSVGFMQPWRFLHITDAALRGQVHALVDAERERTSAALPSRQQEFMKLKVDGLAECAEVLVVALMDGREKHIFGRRTLPEMDLASASCAIQNMWLLARAEGIGMGWVSIFEPSDLAKLLKMPEGAKPIAILCLGQVEAFPEKPTLERLGWGCRLEQEQIFFENSWPEGDHSTPISY